A genomic window from Candidatus Binatia bacterium includes:
- a CDS encoding DUF86 domain-containing protein, giving the protein MSFEPRDYLRHILVEVEYLLDQSLGLTFERFAADETLRRAFVRSLEVIGEAVKNLPEEFRASHSEVEWRPIARMRDRLIHGYFGVDYELVWDVVQEKLPELKRNIQRILDLQQA; this is encoded by the coding sequence ATGTCCTTCGAGCCGCGTGACTATCTGCGCCACATTCTCGTGGAAGTTGAGTACCTGCTCGATCAGAGTCTGGGTCTGACCTTTGAGCGCTTCGCGGCGGATGAGACGCTGCGTCGCGCCTTCGTGCGCAGCTTGGAAGTTATCGGCGAAGCCGTAAAGAACCTACCCGAGGAGTTCCGCGCATCGCATTCCGAGGTTGAATGGCGTCCGATTGCTCGGATGCGGGACCGTCTCATCCACGGTTACTTCGGGGTGGACTATGAGCTCGTATGGGACGTGGTGCAGGAGAAGCTTCCAGAACTGAAACGTAACATACAGAGGATCCTTGATTTACAACAGGCCTAA